Proteins co-encoded in one Nicotiana sylvestris chromosome 7, ASM39365v2, whole genome shotgun sequence genomic window:
- the LOC104249418 gene encoding protein root UVB sensitive 5 isoform X2 has protein sequence MPFSLQFNYPIFSISCSHQLTLYNTIKNQPFKFLCTSPQSEEAAKDSSGYEKENGKGHVILVEKYRNGTSKRYIIDNDSEIKMFLEEHVPGTIGSQHLEIPVTELSWLPKVIKDFVLPAGFPDTVTDDYLDYMLLQFPTNVTGWICHTLVTSSLLKAVGVGSFSGTSAAASAAAIRWVSKDGIGAVGRFFIGGRFGNLFDDDPKQWRMYADFIGSAGSIFDLCTPLYPSYFLPLASLGNLAKAVARGLKDPSFRVIQNHFAITGNLGDVAAKEEVWEVAAELVGLALGILALDTPGISKSYPTLALTWLSVRILHLWFRYQSLSVLQFNTINLKRARILVNSHVLHHTVPGIDECNRMESILLWQRFLRPRIIFEVSLEDMLDRGKYKSMIKQLLNLYKEEKYFLVVNQQKPRDFEVFVSFKEGATSLSVLRSVWQTYWLYQNWGWSDNIFDRLEQSLVELKHKFPDLLQQLIEAGWNTNNLSLKVPKEMSIEELPAL, from the exons ATGCCTTTTTCTCTGCAATTCAACTACCCAATCTTCAGCATTTCATGTTCCCATCAGTTAACACTTTACAATACTATTAAAAATCAACCCTTTAAATTCTTGTGCACTTCTCCACAATCTGAAGAAGCTGCAAAAGACTCGTCTGGGTATGAAaa GGAAAATGGTAAAGGGCATGTGATTCTGGTGGAGAAGTACAGGAATGGAACTTCAAAAAG GTACATTATAGATAATGACTCTGAAATAAAAATGTTTCTTGAGGAGCATGTGCCCGGAACTATTGGATCCCAACATCTTGAAATCCCTGTCACGGAGTTATCTTGGCTCCCTAAGGTTATCAAGGATTTTGTATTACCAGCAGGTTTTCCAG ATACAGTTACAGATGATTACTTGGACTACATGTTGCTTCAGTTCCCAACCAATGTAACCGGGTGGATTTGTCACACGCTGGTGACGTCAAGCCTCTTAAAG GCTGTTGGAGTGGGATCTTTTTCCGGAACTTCTGCAGCTGCTTCTGCTGCTGCCATCAG ATGGGTTTCAAAGGATGGCATTGGTGCCGTTGGACGCTTTTTTATTG GTGGGCGGTTCGGCAATCTTTTTGATGATGATCCTAAACAGTGGCGTATGTATGCAGATTTCATCGGCAGTGCAGGAAG TATATTTGATCTCTGTACCCCTCTCTATCCGTCTTATTTCCTACCTTTAGCATCTCTTGGAAATCTTGCCAAG GCCGTAGCAAGAGGGCTAAAGGACCCTTCATTCCGGGTTATACAAAACCACTTTGCTATCACTGGAAATTTGGGAGACGTAGCAGCAAAG GAGGAAGTTTGGGAAGTAGCTGCTGAGCTGGTAGGTCTTGCTCTCGGCATACTAGCCTTG GATACACCTGGTATCTCAAAGTCTTATCCTACATTGGCACTAACATGGTTAAGCGTGCGGATCCTACATCTTTGGTTTCGCTATCAGTCTCTTTCAGTTCTGCAATTCAACACG ATAAATCTCAAGCGGGCTCGAATATTAGTGAACTCCCATGTTTTACACCATACAGTTCCAG GAATCGATGAATGCAATAGGATGGAGAGCATCTTATTGTGGcaaagatttttaaggcctcgaattATTTTTGAGGTATCTTTGGAGGATATGCTCGATAGGGGCAAATACAAATCCATG ATCAAGCAACTCCTTAATCTGTACAAGGAGGAGaaatattttcttgtagtaaatCAGCAAAAGCCAAGAGATTTTGAGGTCTTTGTATCTTTCAAG GAAGGAGCCACAAGCCTATCAGTGTTACGAAGCGTATGGCAAACCTACTGGctatatcaaaactggggctggtCGGACAATATCTTTGATCGGCTTGAGCAAAGTTTGGTAGAATTGAAGCATAAGTTTCCTGATCTATTACAACAACTAATTGAAGCTGGATGGAATACAAATAATTTAAGTTTAAAGGTCCCCAAAGAAATGTCGATTGAGGAGCTTCCTGCACTGTAA
- the LOC104249418 gene encoding protein root UVB sensitive 5 isoform X5 encodes MPFSLQFNYPIFSISCSHQLTLYNTIKNQPFKFLCTSPQSEEAAKDSSGYEKENGKGHVILVEKYRNGTSKRYIIDNDSEIKMFLEEHVPGTIGSQHLEIPVTELSWLPKVIKDFVLPAGFPDTVTDDYLDYMLLQFPTNVTGWICHTLVTSSLLKAVGVGSFSGTSAAASAAAIRWVSKDGIGAVGRFFIGGRFGNLFDDDPKQWRMYADFIGSAGSIFDLCTPLYPSYFLPLASLGNLAKAVARGLKDPSFRVIQNHFAITGNLGDVAAKEEVWEVAAELVGLALGILALVWHMLLHMVYKKFNTGYTWYLKVLSYIGTNMVKRADPTSLVSLSVSFSSAIQHDKSQAGSNISELPCFTPYSSRNR; translated from the exons ATGCCTTTTTCTCTGCAATTCAACTACCCAATCTTCAGCATTTCATGTTCCCATCAGTTAACACTTTACAATACTATTAAAAATCAACCCTTTAAATTCTTGTGCACTTCTCCACAATCTGAAGAAGCTGCAAAAGACTCGTCTGGGTATGAAaa GGAAAATGGTAAAGGGCATGTGATTCTGGTGGAGAAGTACAGGAATGGAACTTCAAAAAG GTACATTATAGATAATGACTCTGAAATAAAAATGTTTCTTGAGGAGCATGTGCCCGGAACTATTGGATCCCAACATCTTGAAATCCCTGTCACGGAGTTATCTTGGCTCCCTAAGGTTATCAAGGATTTTGTATTACCAGCAGGTTTTCCAG ATACAGTTACAGATGATTACTTGGACTACATGTTGCTTCAGTTCCCAACCAATGTAACCGGGTGGATTTGTCACACGCTGGTGACGTCAAGCCTCTTAAAG GCTGTTGGAGTGGGATCTTTTTCCGGAACTTCTGCAGCTGCTTCTGCTGCTGCCATCAG ATGGGTTTCAAAGGATGGCATTGGTGCCGTTGGACGCTTTTTTATTG GTGGGCGGTTCGGCAATCTTTTTGATGATGATCCTAAACAGTGGCGTATGTATGCAGATTTCATCGGCAGTGCAGGAAG TATATTTGATCTCTGTACCCCTCTCTATCCGTCTTATTTCCTACCTTTAGCATCTCTTGGAAATCTTGCCAAG GCCGTAGCAAGAGGGCTAAAGGACCCTTCATTCCGGGTTATACAAAACCACTTTGCTATCACTGGAAATTTGGGAGACGTAGCAGCAAAG GAGGAAGTTTGGGAAGTAGCTGCTGAGCTGGTAGGTCTTGCTCTCGGCATACTAGCCTTGGTATGGCATATGTTGCTTCATATGGTTTACAA AAAATTTAATACAGGATACACCTGGTATCTCAAAGTCTTATCCTACATTGGCACTAACATGGTTAAGCGTGCGGATCCTACATCTTTGGTTTCGCTATCAGTCTCTTTCAGTTCTGCAATTCAACACG ATAAATCTCAAGCGGGCTCGAATATTAGTGAACTCCCATGTTTTACACCATACAGTTCCAG GAATCGATGA
- the LOC104249418 gene encoding protein root UVB sensitive 5 isoform X1 produces the protein MPFSLQFNYPIFSISCSHQLTLYNTIKNQPFKFLCTSPQSEEAAKDSSGYEKENGKGHVILVEKYRNGTSKRYIIDNDSEIKMFLEEHVPGTIGSQHLEIPVTELSWLPKVIKDFVLPAGFPDTVTDDYLDYMLLQFPTNVTGWICHTLVTSSLLKAVGVGSFSGTSAAASAAAIRWVSKDGIGAVGRFFIGGRFGNLFDDDPKQWRMYADFIGSAGSIFDLCTPLYPSYFLPLASLGNLAKAVARGLKDPSFRVIQNHFAITGNLGDVAAKEEVWEVAAELVGLALGILALDTPGISKSYPTLALTWLSVRILHLWFRYQSLSVLQFNTINLKRARILVNSHVLHHTVPGIDECNRMESILLWQRFLRPRIIFEVSLEDMLDRGKYKSMQIKQLLNLYKEEKYFLVVNQQKPRDFEVFVSFKEGATSLSVLRSVWQTYWLYQNWGWSDNIFDRLEQSLVELKHKFPDLLQQLIEAGWNTNNLSLKVPKEMSIEELPAL, from the exons ATGCCTTTTTCTCTGCAATTCAACTACCCAATCTTCAGCATTTCATGTTCCCATCAGTTAACACTTTACAATACTATTAAAAATCAACCCTTTAAATTCTTGTGCACTTCTCCACAATCTGAAGAAGCTGCAAAAGACTCGTCTGGGTATGAAaa GGAAAATGGTAAAGGGCATGTGATTCTGGTGGAGAAGTACAGGAATGGAACTTCAAAAAG GTACATTATAGATAATGACTCTGAAATAAAAATGTTTCTTGAGGAGCATGTGCCCGGAACTATTGGATCCCAACATCTTGAAATCCCTGTCACGGAGTTATCTTGGCTCCCTAAGGTTATCAAGGATTTTGTATTACCAGCAGGTTTTCCAG ATACAGTTACAGATGATTACTTGGACTACATGTTGCTTCAGTTCCCAACCAATGTAACCGGGTGGATTTGTCACACGCTGGTGACGTCAAGCCTCTTAAAG GCTGTTGGAGTGGGATCTTTTTCCGGAACTTCTGCAGCTGCTTCTGCTGCTGCCATCAG ATGGGTTTCAAAGGATGGCATTGGTGCCGTTGGACGCTTTTTTATTG GTGGGCGGTTCGGCAATCTTTTTGATGATGATCCTAAACAGTGGCGTATGTATGCAGATTTCATCGGCAGTGCAGGAAG TATATTTGATCTCTGTACCCCTCTCTATCCGTCTTATTTCCTACCTTTAGCATCTCTTGGAAATCTTGCCAAG GCCGTAGCAAGAGGGCTAAAGGACCCTTCATTCCGGGTTATACAAAACCACTTTGCTATCACTGGAAATTTGGGAGACGTAGCAGCAAAG GAGGAAGTTTGGGAAGTAGCTGCTGAGCTGGTAGGTCTTGCTCTCGGCATACTAGCCTTG GATACACCTGGTATCTCAAAGTCTTATCCTACATTGGCACTAACATGGTTAAGCGTGCGGATCCTACATCTTTGGTTTCGCTATCAGTCTCTTTCAGTTCTGCAATTCAACACG ATAAATCTCAAGCGGGCTCGAATATTAGTGAACTCCCATGTTTTACACCATACAGTTCCAG GAATCGATGAATGCAATAGGATGGAGAGCATCTTATTGTGGcaaagatttttaaggcctcgaattATTTTTGAGGTATCTTTGGAGGATATGCTCGATAGGGGCAAATACAAATCCATG CAGATCAAGCAACTCCTTAATCTGTACAAGGAGGAGaaatattttcttgtagtaaatCAGCAAAAGCCAAGAGATTTTGAGGTCTTTGTATCTTTCAAG GAAGGAGCCACAAGCCTATCAGTGTTACGAAGCGTATGGCAAACCTACTGGctatatcaaaactggggctggtCGGACAATATCTTTGATCGGCTTGAGCAAAGTTTGGTAGAATTGAAGCATAAGTTTCCTGATCTATTACAACAACTAATTGAAGCTGGATGGAATACAAATAATTTAAGTTTAAAGGTCCCCAAAGAAATGTCGATTGAGGAGCTTCCTGCACTGTAA
- the LOC104249418 gene encoding protein root UVB sensitive 5 isoform X4, with the protein MFLEEHVPGTIGSQHLEIPVTELSWLPKVIKDFVLPAGFPDTVTDDYLDYMLLQFPTNVTGWICHTLVTSSLLKAVGVGSFSGTSAAASAAAIRWVSKDGIGAVGRFFIGGRFGNLFDDDPKQWRMYADFIGSAGSIFDLCTPLYPSYFLPLASLGNLAKAVARGLKDPSFRVIQNHFAITGNLGDVAAKEEVWEVAAELVGLALGILALDTPGISKSYPTLALTWLSVRILHLWFRYQSLSVLQFNTINLKRARILVNSHVLHHTVPGIDECNRMESILLWQRFLRPRIIFEVSLEDMLDRGKYKSMQIKQLLNLYKEEKYFLVVNQQKPRDFEVFVSFKEGATSLSVLRSVWQTYWLYQNWGWSDNIFDRLEQSLVELKHKFPDLLQQLIEAGWNTNNLSLKVPKEMSIEELPAL; encoded by the exons ATGTTTCTTGAGGAGCATGTGCCCGGAACTATTGGATCCCAACATCTTGAAATCCCTGTCACGGAGTTATCTTGGCTCCCTAAGGTTATCAAGGATTTTGTATTACCAGCAGGTTTTCCAG ATACAGTTACAGATGATTACTTGGACTACATGTTGCTTCAGTTCCCAACCAATGTAACCGGGTGGATTTGTCACACGCTGGTGACGTCAAGCCTCTTAAAG GCTGTTGGAGTGGGATCTTTTTCCGGAACTTCTGCAGCTGCTTCTGCTGCTGCCATCAG ATGGGTTTCAAAGGATGGCATTGGTGCCGTTGGACGCTTTTTTATTG GTGGGCGGTTCGGCAATCTTTTTGATGATGATCCTAAACAGTGGCGTATGTATGCAGATTTCATCGGCAGTGCAGGAAG TATATTTGATCTCTGTACCCCTCTCTATCCGTCTTATTTCCTACCTTTAGCATCTCTTGGAAATCTTGCCAAG GCCGTAGCAAGAGGGCTAAAGGACCCTTCATTCCGGGTTATACAAAACCACTTTGCTATCACTGGAAATTTGGGAGACGTAGCAGCAAAG GAGGAAGTTTGGGAAGTAGCTGCTGAGCTGGTAGGTCTTGCTCTCGGCATACTAGCCTTG GATACACCTGGTATCTCAAAGTCTTATCCTACATTGGCACTAACATGGTTAAGCGTGCGGATCCTACATCTTTGGTTTCGCTATCAGTCTCTTTCAGTTCTGCAATTCAACACG ATAAATCTCAAGCGGGCTCGAATATTAGTGAACTCCCATGTTTTACACCATACAGTTCCAG GAATCGATGAATGCAATAGGATGGAGAGCATCTTATTGTGGcaaagatttttaaggcctcgaattATTTTTGAGGTATCTTTGGAGGATATGCTCGATAGGGGCAAATACAAATCCATG CAGATCAAGCAACTCCTTAATCTGTACAAGGAGGAGaaatattttcttgtagtaaatCAGCAAAAGCCAAGAGATTTTGAGGTCTTTGTATCTTTCAAG GAAGGAGCCACAAGCCTATCAGTGTTACGAAGCGTATGGCAAACCTACTGGctatatcaaaactggggctggtCGGACAATATCTTTGATCGGCTTGAGCAAAGTTTGGTAGAATTGAAGCATAAGTTTCCTGATCTATTACAACAACTAATTGAAGCTGGATGGAATACAAATAATTTAAGTTTAAAGGTCCCCAAAGAAATGTCGATTGAGGAGCTTCCTGCACTGTAA
- the LOC104249418 gene encoding protein root UVB sensitive 5 isoform X3 produces the protein MPFSLQFNYPIFSISCSHQLTLYNTIKNQPFKFLCTSPQSEEAAKDSSGENGKGHVILVEKYRNGTSKRYIIDNDSEIKMFLEEHVPGTIGSQHLEIPVTELSWLPKVIKDFVLPAGFPDTVTDDYLDYMLLQFPTNVTGWICHTLVTSSLLKAVGVGSFSGTSAAASAAAIRWVSKDGIGAVGRFFIGGRFGNLFDDDPKQWRMYADFIGSAGSIFDLCTPLYPSYFLPLASLGNLAKAVARGLKDPSFRVIQNHFAITGNLGDVAAKEEVWEVAAELVGLALGILALDTPGISKSYPTLALTWLSVRILHLWFRYQSLSVLQFNTINLKRARILVNSHVLHHTVPGIDECNRMESILLWQRFLRPRIIFEVSLEDMLDRGKYKSMQIKQLLNLYKEEKYFLVVNQQKPRDFEVFVSFKEGATSLSVLRSVWQTYWLYQNWGWSDNIFDRLEQSLVELKHKFPDLLQQLIEAGWNTNNLSLKVPKEMSIEELPAL, from the exons ATGCCTTTTTCTCTGCAATTCAACTACCCAATCTTCAGCATTTCATGTTCCCATCAGTTAACACTTTACAATACTATTAAAAATCAACCCTTTAAATTCTTGTGCACTTCTCCACAATCTGAAGAAGCTGCAAAAGACTCGTCTGG GGAAAATGGTAAAGGGCATGTGATTCTGGTGGAGAAGTACAGGAATGGAACTTCAAAAAG GTACATTATAGATAATGACTCTGAAATAAAAATGTTTCTTGAGGAGCATGTGCCCGGAACTATTGGATCCCAACATCTTGAAATCCCTGTCACGGAGTTATCTTGGCTCCCTAAGGTTATCAAGGATTTTGTATTACCAGCAGGTTTTCCAG ATACAGTTACAGATGATTACTTGGACTACATGTTGCTTCAGTTCCCAACCAATGTAACCGGGTGGATTTGTCACACGCTGGTGACGTCAAGCCTCTTAAAG GCTGTTGGAGTGGGATCTTTTTCCGGAACTTCTGCAGCTGCTTCTGCTGCTGCCATCAG ATGGGTTTCAAAGGATGGCATTGGTGCCGTTGGACGCTTTTTTATTG GTGGGCGGTTCGGCAATCTTTTTGATGATGATCCTAAACAGTGGCGTATGTATGCAGATTTCATCGGCAGTGCAGGAAG TATATTTGATCTCTGTACCCCTCTCTATCCGTCTTATTTCCTACCTTTAGCATCTCTTGGAAATCTTGCCAAG GCCGTAGCAAGAGGGCTAAAGGACCCTTCATTCCGGGTTATACAAAACCACTTTGCTATCACTGGAAATTTGGGAGACGTAGCAGCAAAG GAGGAAGTTTGGGAAGTAGCTGCTGAGCTGGTAGGTCTTGCTCTCGGCATACTAGCCTTG GATACACCTGGTATCTCAAAGTCTTATCCTACATTGGCACTAACATGGTTAAGCGTGCGGATCCTACATCTTTGGTTTCGCTATCAGTCTCTTTCAGTTCTGCAATTCAACACG ATAAATCTCAAGCGGGCTCGAATATTAGTGAACTCCCATGTTTTACACCATACAGTTCCAG GAATCGATGAATGCAATAGGATGGAGAGCATCTTATTGTGGcaaagatttttaaggcctcgaattATTTTTGAGGTATCTTTGGAGGATATGCTCGATAGGGGCAAATACAAATCCATG CAGATCAAGCAACTCCTTAATCTGTACAAGGAGGAGaaatattttcttgtagtaaatCAGCAAAAGCCAAGAGATTTTGAGGTCTTTGTATCTTTCAAG GAAGGAGCCACAAGCCTATCAGTGTTACGAAGCGTATGGCAAACCTACTGGctatatcaaaactggggctggtCGGACAATATCTTTGATCGGCTTGAGCAAAGTTTGGTAGAATTGAAGCATAAGTTTCCTGATCTATTACAACAACTAATTGAAGCTGGATGGAATACAAATAATTTAAGTTTAAAGGTCCCCAAAGAAATGTCGATTGAGGAGCTTCCTGCACTGTAA